The following are encoded together in the Thunnus albacares chromosome 7, fThuAlb1.1, whole genome shotgun sequence genome:
- the fkbp4 gene encoding peptidyl-prolyl cis-trans isomerase FKBP4 gives MTMTAEEQTSEGQHTIPMEGEDITPKKDGGVLKLVKREGTGTELPMTGDKVFVHYVGTLLDGTLFDSSRDRGERFSFELGKGQVIKAWDIGIATMKVGEVCQLICKPELAYGSAGSPPKIPPNATLVFEVELFEFRGEDVTDEEDGGIIRRIITKGSGYTKPNEGAAVEVTVEGTCEGRVFDERELKFEIGDGEGLGLPTGVEKAIMAMEQGEEALFTIKPKYGFGNAGNAKYNIPGGATLQYKIKLAAFEKAKESWEMNATEKLEQSVIVKEKGTQYFKEGKYKQASVQYKRIVSWLEHESSLSEEDEKKAKTLQLAAHLNLAMCFLKLQEPNQALENCDKALELDASNEKALFRRGEALCGMKEFDKARDDFQQVVQLYPANKAAKSQVVLCQKYIKQQHEKDKRIYANMFQKFAERDSKKEAEKMKGDTKENGNDNMEVENREKEVESEAKA, from the exons ATGACAATGACTGCGGAGGAGCAGACAAGTGAAGGACAGCACACCATCCCAATGGAGGGAGAGGACATTACGCCAAAGAAAGACGGGGGTGTTTTAAAG CTGGTGAAAAGGGAAGGCACAGGCACAGAGCTGCCTATGACCGGTGACAAAGTGTTTGTACATTATGTGGGCACACTTCTGGATGGTACTCTTTTTGACTCGAGCAGAGACAGGGGAGAGAGGTTCTCCTTTGAGTTGGGCAAAG GTCAAGTCATAAAGGCATGGGACATTGGTATAGCCACAATGAAAGTGGGCGAGGTGTGCCAGCTCATCTGTAAGCCAGAGTTAGCATATGGATCTGCAGGCAGCCCACCCAAGATCCCCCCCAATGCCACACTTGTGTTTGAG GTGGAACTGTTTGAATTTCGAGGGGAGGACGTAACTGATGAAGAGGACGGAGGAATTATCCGTCGCATCATCACTAAAGGGTCGGGATATACCAAGCCTAATGAAGGAGCTGCTGTTGAAG TAACGGTGGAAGGTACCTGTGAGGGACGCGTGTTTGACGAGAGAGAACTGAAGTTTGAGATCGGAGATGGAGAAGGTCTTGGCTTACCCACTGGAGTGGAGAAGGCTATCATGGCTATGGAGCAGGGAGAAGAAGCACTCTTCACCATCAAGCCCAA gtATGGCTTTGGGAATGCAGGAAATGCAAAATATAACATTCCCGGTGGGGCAACGTTGCAGTACAAGATCAAGCTGGCAGCCTTTGAGAAG gCAAAGGAGTCATGGGAGATGAACGCAACAGAGAAGCTGGAACAGAGTGTCATTGTCAAAGAGAAGGGCACACAGTATTTTAAG GAGGGAAAATACAAGCAGGCATCAGTGCAGTATAAAAGGATTGTTTCATGGCTGGAACATGAATCTAGTTTGTCagaggaggatgagaagaaaGCGAAAACATTACAACTGGCTGCACATCTGAACTTGGCCATGTGCTTCCTCAAACTTCAGGAGCCGAACCAAGCTCTAGAAAACTGTGACAAG GCTCTGGAGTTGGATGCATCCAATGAGAAGGCTTTGTTCCGGAGGGGAGAGGCGCTGTGTGGTATGAAGGAGTTTGACAAGGCAAGAGACGACTTCCAGCAAGTCGTTCAACTGTATCCTGCCAACAAGGCTGCCAAGAGTCAG GTTGTTCTTTGTCAGAAATACATTAAGCAGCAGCATGAGAAGGACAAACGCATCTACGCCAACATGTTCCAGAAGTTTGCAGAGAGGGATTCAAAG aaagaagcagagaagaTGAAGGGCGACACCAAGGAGAACGGCAACGACAACATGGAGGTTGAGAACAGAGAAAAGGAAGTTGAGAGTGAAGCAAAAGCGTAA